One Littorina saxatilis isolate snail1 linkage group LG1, US_GU_Lsax_2.0, whole genome shotgun sequence genomic window carries:
- the LOC138966115 gene encoding peptidyl-glycine alpha-amidating monooxygenase B-like codes for MSSWALLIAALCVPEILGYSMYKPEIPNGDHVPHPCKPNFIWHGVGHRQVAGGGARNPFGEDFAKNGHKWTAALCRLDSDEDGLTNGQELGDPDCVWTPGSTPPRTSNISHPGVCDPWNKEECVSKNTWVDCSAGEFSCDYINDPDVLNMTIRFPRTKVPAAETSYVCFNFNLPTDQEYHLIATKPLINHNVMHHMVLPSCQGTVSKKQNMPSECHHLKLNCLMPVDLLSEPQDCMMGTPGCTTSLGIWTLGMTGECIHPQAGFRIGKGATGMVSLQHHWTNPRKIDTWYDSSGLILYYTAKLRKYDAATFSVGQTDLSIPPRMPNVVHQGTCTSRCTKKIFKGPVHVVSSLNHMHYLGIRQNLTLTRPGMAPLTITDDNPYSYDSPKIYEFNNPLILKPGDELQTYCTYQSLSRAKTTVYGAGSYDEMCFAIVTYFPAENITTNNCVQWKDTDFCDVMENDCFDGSLFNASHPNTSAMIEKILDHCNPYGGCRAECPAAIQDMLRERPCLGSYWELLATNLFRMDDAKLLKFVAAVETCGLANQTDMTPTTTTTTTPRPSIPHEPGKPMSGPGSMLLDIIKQLDARPLLQNIVLNVNYNNVVKDSDDGHAKTWH; via the exons ATGTCGTCTTG GGCATTATTGATAGCAGCACTATGTGTGCCGGAGATCCTGGGTTACAGCATGTACAAGCCGGAGATCCCTAACGGGGATCACGTGCCACACCCGTGTAAACCCAACTTCATCTGGCACGGGGTGGGTCACAGGCAGGTCGCGGGTGGCGGCGCCAGAAACCCTTTTGGGGAAGACTTCGCCAAAAATGGTCACAAG tggacGGCAGCCCTGTGCCGACTGGACAGTGACGAGGACGGACTGACCAACGGCCAAGAGCTGGGAGACCCTGACTGTGTGTGGACACCTGGATCCACCCCGCCACGCACCTCCAACATCTCCCACCCAG GAGTGTGCGATCCATGGAACAAAGAAGAGTGCGTTTCCAAGAACACCTGGGTCGACTGCAGTGCGGGAGAATTTTCCTGTGACTACATCAATGACCCAG ATGTACTGAACATGACCATTCGCTTCCCCCGCACCAAGGTCCCCGCCGCGGAGACCAGCTACGTGTGCTTCAACTTCAACCTGCCCACTGACCAGGAGTACCACCTGATCGCCACCAAGCCCCTCATCAACCACAACGTCATGCATCACATGGTACTCCCCTCCTGTCAGGGGACAG TATCAAAAAAACAGAATATGCCGTCTGAATGTCATCATTTAAAGCTGAATTGTCTGATGCCAGTGGACTTGCTGTCGGAGCCCCAGGACTGCATGATGGGGACGCCAGGATGCACAACGTCTCTGGGTATCTGGACTCTTGGCATGACAGGCGAGTGCATCCACCCACAGGCAGGATTCCGTATTGGCAAGGGGGCCACTGGCATGGTGTCTCTGCAG cacCACTGGACCAACCCCAGGAAGATCGACACGTGGTACGATTCCTCAGGCCTCATCCTGTACTACACGGCCAAGCTGCGTAAGTACGACGCGGCCACCTTCTCCGTGGGTCAGACCGACCTGTCCATCCCGCCCAGGATGCCAAACGTGGTACACCAGGGCACCTGCACCTCAAGATGCACCAAGAAGATCTTCAAAGGACCCGTGCACGTCGTGTCCTCTCTCAACCACATGCACTACCTGG GCATTCGTCAGAACTTGACCTTGACCCGACCCGGAATGGCGCCACTGACCATTACGGACGATAACCCCTACAGTTATGACTCGCCCAAGATCTACGA GTTCAACAATCCCCTCATCCTAAAGCCAGGGGACGAGTTGCAGACCTACTGTACCTACCAGTCGCTCTCCAGAGCCAAGACCACAGTGTACGGCGCCGGGTCCTACGATGAGATGTGCTTTGCCATCGTCACCTACTTCCCAGCTGAAAACATCACGACCAACAACTGCGTGCAGTGGAAAGATACAGACTTCTGTGACGTCATGGAAAATGACTGTTTCGATGGGTCCCTCTTCAACGCTTCCCACCCAAATACGTCTGCCATGATAGAGAAG ATTCTTGACCACTGCAACCCTTACGGGGGGTGTCGCGCGGAGTGCCCAGCGGCTATCCAGGACATGCTGCGCGAGAGGCCGTGCCTGGGCAGTTACTGGGAGCTCCTGGCCACCAACTTGTTCAGAATGGATGACGCCAAGCTCCTCAAGTTTGTTGCCGCCGTGGAGACCTGCGGCCTCGCCAACCAAACGGACATGACTCCGACCACGACCACGACCACGACCCCTCGACCGTCCATTCCTCACG AGCCAGGCAAGCCGATGTCCGGTCCAGGGTCGATGCTGCTGGACATCATCAAGCAGCTGGACGCTCGCCCCTTGCTGCAGAACATCGTCTTGAACGTCAACTACAACAACGTCGTCAAGGACAGCGACGACGGCCACGCTAAGACATGGCATTAG